In the Engystomops pustulosus chromosome 2, aEngPut4.maternal, whole genome shotgun sequence genome, one interval contains:
- the SERTM1 gene encoding serine-rich and transmembrane domain-containing protein 1 yields the protein MSGLGPSVALPDEAGNGTFLELFPTSLSTSVDSSSSAPNRLSNVYVYVSIFLSLLAFLLLLLIIALQRLKNIISSTSSYPEYTSDAGSSFTNLEVCSISSQRSSFSNLSS from the coding sequence ATGTCAGGTCTTGGTCCATCAGTTGCTTTGCCAGACGAAGCAGGGAATGGAACTTTTTTGGAACTGTTCCCTACCTCTCTTTCGACATCAGTGGATTCTTCATCATCAGCGCCCAACCGTTTATCAAACGTTTACGTCTATGTGTCCATCTTCCTCAGCCTCTTGGCTTTCCTTCTCCTGCTGCTAATCATTGCTCTTCAGAGACTTAAGAATATTATCTCCTCTACATCATCTTACCCAGAATATACAAGTGATGCGGGGAGCTCCTTCACTAATTTAGAAGTTTGTAGCATATCTTCCCAGAGGTCTTCTTTTTCTAACCTTTCTTCATAG